The genome window CCGCTGCGGCGTCTTCAACTGGGAGCGCGCGTCCCGGGTCTTTGCCCGTCTTGCTGGCGAAAAGGAGGAAGCAGCATGAAAACAGCCCATGAAAAGCGGAAGGTTTTCCGTGAGAATCTGCGCTCCGGGCGCTTCATGATCGCTCCGGGCATTTATGACGCGCTTTCGGCAAAGGTGGCAGAAGCCGCGGGGCTTCCGTGTCTCGCAATGGGCGGCTACGCGATTTCCACCTCGCGCCTCGGAAAACCCGATGTCGGGCTTCTGTCGCTCTCTGAAATGACGGAAGCTCTGAAGCAGATCTGCGACGCGACGGACATTCCCGTGATCGGCGACGGCGATACCGGTTACGGGAACGCACTCAACGTCATCCGGACCGAGCAGGAATACGAGAAGGCCGGAGCCTCCTGTATCTTCTTCGAGGACCAGGTCTGGCCCAAGCGCTGCGGGCACATGGAAGGGAAGGCCGTGATCCCGGCAGAGGAACACGCGGAGAAGATCCGCGCCGCCTGCGACGCGAGGATCGATAGCGACACGCTCATCATGGCGAGAACGGACGCGAGAGCTGTGAACGGCCTCGAGGATGCCGTCCGGCGCGGACATCTCTATGCGGAGGCCGGAGCGGAGGCGCTCTTCATTGAGGCGCTGAGGGACCGCAATGAAGTCGAGCGGATTGCGAGGGAGTTTGAAGGTACGGGCGTTCATCTTTTTGCGAATATGATTGAAGGCGGGAAGACGCCGATCATTTCTGCCCGTGAGCTTCAGGCGATGGGTTACGCCGGCG of Sutterella faecalis contains these proteins:
- a CDS encoding isocitrate lyase/PEP mutase family protein; the encoded protein is MKTAHEKRKVFRENLRSGRFMIAPGIYDALSAKVAEAAGLPCLAMGGYAISTSRLGKPDVGLLSLSEMTEALKQICDATDIPVIGDGDTGYGNALNVIRTEQEYEKAGASCIFFEDQVWPKRCGHMEGKAVIPAEEHAEKIRAACDARIDSDTLIMARTDARAVNGLEDAVRRGHLYAEAGAEALFIEALRDRNEVERIAREFEGTGVHLFANMIEGGKTPIISARELQAMGYAGVFWSCASLYMVAKTLFDNFSTLAKDGTSESFLGDLMPFGEFNRFIGLEKYRELEKRYGVQRL